In Hirundo rustica isolate bHirRus1 chromosome 2, bHirRus1.pri.v3, whole genome shotgun sequence, one genomic interval encodes:
- the LOC120748702 gene encoding gap junction beta-6 protein, protein MDWGALHTILGGVNKHSTSIGKIWLTVLFIFRIMILVVAAEKVWGDEQDDFVCNTLQPGCKNVCYDHFFPISHIRLWALQLIFVSTPALLVAMHVAYRRHEKKRQFRKGDQKCDFKDIEEIRRQRFHIEGSLWWTYTSSIFFRLIFEAIFMYAFYFMYDGFRMPRLMKCNAWPCPNTVDCFVSRPTEKTVFTIFMIAVSSICILLNVAELCYLLTKFFLRRSKKARNSKQQPNHENKEETKQNEMNELISDSCQNTVIGFSSS, encoded by the coding sequence ATGGATTGGGGAGCTCTGCATACCATTTTGGGAGGTGTAAATAAGCACTCCACCAGTATCGGGAAGATATGGCTCACAGTCCTCTTCATCTTCCGTATCATGATCCTGGTTGTGGCTGCAGAGAAAGTCTGGGGAGATGAACAGGATGACTTTGTCTGCAACACACTTCAGCCTGGCTGCAAAAATGTTTGCTACGATCACTTTTTCCCCATCTCTCACATCAGACTCTGGGCCCTGCAGCTGATCTTCGTCTCCACACCTGCGCTGCTGGTGGCCATGCACGTGGCTTACAGGAGGCATGAGAAGAAAAGGCAGTTCAGAAAAGGAGACCAGAAATGTGACTTCAAGGACATTGAAGAAATCAGGAGACAGAGGTTTCATATTGAGGGCTCCTTGTGGTGGACGTACACCAGCAGCATCTTTTTCAGACTGATCTTTGAAGCCATCTTCATGTATGCGTTTTATTTCATGTACGATGGGTTCCGAATGCCTCGCTTAATGAAGTGTAATGCCTGGCCCTGCCCCAACACTGTAGACTGCTTTGTTTCCCGACCTACTGAAAAGACGGTGTTCACTATTTTCATGATTGCTGTGTCCAGCATTTGCattcttttaaatgtggctgAATTATGTTACTTACTAACAAAGTTTTTCCTCAGGAGGTCTAAAAAAGCTAGAAATTCGAAACAGCAACCCAACCATGAGAATAaggaagaaaccaaacaaaatgaaatgaacGAGTTAATATCTGATAGCTGCCAGAACACAGTTATAGGGTTTTCAAGCAGCTAA